Proteins encoded within one genomic window of Arachis ipaensis cultivar K30076 chromosome B08, Araip1.1, whole genome shotgun sequence:
- the LOC107613022 gene encoding putative disease resistance protein At4g11170, producing the protein MAAHASSEIIKYDVFLSFRGTDTRCSFLSHLRKALEDAHVKTYVDYMLREGTEISHSLLAAIEQSEIALIIFSQDYASSKWCLEELAKIMECSKQNGQIVIPIFHNVDPLWVRHQKESYHHALANHEVRFADRVQIWRDALKEAANLSGFDSQSRFKDDAHLVGEIVKRVLQRLNQSPQGDLQGLVGIHGPIEKLVSLCTESEAVIIGLWGMGGVGKTTLATAVFNRLCDGFEGFCFLKNVRERAEKYGIDHLKTELLSKLLKEDATPFVTPGGITNFAKKRLSRTKVLVVLDDVNDSDQMEDLCGGHTRFGASSRIIVTTRDKHVLLRADADHIHQVKTLNSDDSLQLFSLNAFKQNCIIKAEQVELSKRVLNYCKGLPLAIKILGSFLKGKTQQEWESELAKLEKMPDEKIQSILRLSYNELDRNDRNIFLELACFFDRNTEEEQIKSLLDRCGYTTTIGLTNLCNKALISISNDCVSMHDLIREMGREIVRGECLDDPGKRSRLWHSYDTYEVLKYNKGTQAIQSITLNMSEIDMIRLHPETFERMPELKLVRFHSSNSKNKLCAPEGITSLPKKLRYFHWDGFPLKSLPSSFGAERFVEIIMPNSGLQTLWEGEQNLVNLRKVDLDGSSSLMELPDLSKASNLREVSISGCKSLRQVPPSAVCSQKLKYLKVSNCESLESIAELPASVVCVIARNCRSLHTVSLSALDSMAKEPIQQQQFEDITFNFTNCNKLRRNSKKSIMEHAYGRLKRPLAAAPTCATTAWLDKEDKHPFRYLSGKQHNHPKLNVLSGAAPEWFRYKNPQRGAVTLDVAPGDNLLGFIFWIIFPAYYGSHEVQATSVSYKYRVKVMHGPSFSYDGYWFLGENIWLNDSYFWYDGQCCIDMIKVMEENTDTNNNNSIQLMVSFQFFYTRLVLSYRYPIEEDVNKEIEDWAVHPIYASDVRNFKDWSVHPIYASDVRN; encoded by the exons ATGGCTGCGCATGCTTCTTCTGAGATTATTAAGTATGATGTCTTCCTTAGCTTCAGAGGCACAGACACTCGCTGTAGTTTTCTCAGCCATCTGCGCAAGGCTTTAGAGGACGCGCACGTCAAGACATACGTGGATTACATGCTCAGAGAAGGAACTGAAATATCACACTCACTCCTTGCAGCCATTGAACAATCAGAAATTGCTTTGATCATATTCTCCCAGGATTATGCTTCTTCCAAATGGTGTTTGGAAGAACTAGCCAAAATAATGGAATGCAGCAAACAAAATGGTCAAATTGTAATACCTATTTTCCATAATGTAGACCCATTATGGGTGCGCCACCAAAAGGAAAGTTATCACCACGCCCTTGCTAATCATGAGGTGAGGTTTGCAGACAGGGTGCAAATCTGGAGAGATGCTCTCAAGGAAGCTGCCAATTTGTCTGGATTCGATTCACAGTCAAGATTCAA GGATGATGCTCACCTTGTTGGTGAAATTGTCAAACGTGTCTTACAAAGGTTAAACCAATCACCCCAAGGTGATTTGCAGGGTCTTGTTGGAATTCATGGACCAATTGAAAAGCTAGTTTCGTTGTGCACGGAATCTGAAGCTGTTATTATTGGCCTTTGGGGCATGGGCGGTGTTGGTAAGACAACTCTTGCGACTGCAGTTTTCAATAGATTGTGTGATGGATTTGAAGGATTTTGCTTTTTGAAAAATGTAAGAGAAAGAGCTGAGAAATATGGTATAGATCATTTGAAGACAGAACTTCTTTCCAAACTGCTAAAGGAAGATGCAACTCCCTTTGTCACGCCTGGTGGGATAACTAATTTTGCCAAGAAAAGACTTAGTCGAACAAaggttcttgttgttcttgatgATGTCAATGATTCAGACCAAATGGAAGATTTATGTGGAGGACATACACGGTTTGGGGCAAGTAGCAGAATCATAGTGACAACAAGAGATAAGCATGTCCTTCTTAGGGCGGATGCTGATCATATTCATCAAGTTAAGACGTTGAATTCTGATGATTCCCTTCAGCTTTTCAGCCTGAATGCCTTCAAGCAAAACTGCATTATAAAAGCAGAACAAGTTGAGTTGTCCAAGAGAGTGCTTAACTATTGCAAAGGCCTTCCTTTAGCAATAAAAATCTTGGGTTCCTTCCTTAAAGGAAAAACTCAACAAGAGTGGGAAAGTGAACTGGCCAAACTTGAAAAGATGCCTGATGAAAAAATCCAAAGTATATTGCGATTGAGTTATAATGAATTAGATCGTAATGATCGGAATATATTTTTGGAACTTGCATGTTTCTTTGATAGAAATACAGAAGAAGAGCAGATAAAATCTCTTCTTGATCGCTGTGGATACACAACTACTATCGGCTTGACAAATCTTTGTAATAAAGCTCTTATTTCCATTTCAAACGATTGTGTGTCAATGCATGACTTAATTCGAGAAATGGGCCGTGAAATTGTTCGCGGAGAATGTCTAGATGATCCAGGAAAACGCAGTAGACTATGGCATTCTTATGATACCTATGAAGTACTGAAATACAATAAG GGAACTCAAGCTATTCAAAGTATCACATTAAATATGTCTGAAATTGATATGATAAGGTTGCACCCTGAGACATTTGAAAGAATGCCAGAACTGAAGCTTGTTAGATTTCATTCATCCAATTCCAAAAACAAGTTGTGTGCTCCAGAAGGTATTACATCCCTGCCAAAGAAGTTAAGGTATTTTCATTGGGATGGGTTTCCTTTGAAATCTTTGCCGTCTTCTTTTGGTGCTGAGAGATTTGTTGAAATCATAATGCCCAATAGTGGATTGCAAACGCTTTGGGAAGGTGAACAG AATCTTGTAAATCTAAGGAAAGTGGATCTTGATGGTTCATCAAGCCTAATGGAGCTCCCAGATTTATCAAAAGCTTCAAATCTTAGAGAAGTGAGTATCTCTGGTTGCAAGAGTCTGCGTCAAGTTCCTCCATCTGCTGTGTGTTCCCAGAAGCTGAAATACCTGAAAGTGAGCAACTGTGAGAGCCTTGAATCCATAGCAGAGCTTCCAGCATCGGTTGTGTGCGTAATTGCTCGCAACTGCCGCTCACTACACACTGTATCTTTATCTGCTTTGGATTCTATGGCCAAAGAACCGATCCAGCAGCAGCAATTTGAGGATATAACCTTCAATTTCACCAACTGCAACAAATTGAGAAGGAATTCAAAAAAGAGCATTATGGAACATGCCTATGGCAGACTAAAGCGACCACTAGCAGCAGCACCAACATGTGCTACAACAGCATGGCTGGATAAGGAGGATAAGCACCCGTTTCGTTATCTTTCAGGCAAGCAGCACAATCATCCCAAGTTAAATGTGTTGTCAGGTGCAGCCCCGGAATGGTTCAGATATAAAAACCCACAAAGAGGGGCTGTTACTCTTGATGTTGCCCCAGGTGATAACTTGTTGGGTTTCATCTTTTGGATCATTTTTCCTGCATACTATGGGAGTCACGAAGTGCAAGCCACTTCAGTGTCATATAAGTATCGCGTTAAAGTGATGCATGGCCCAAGTTTCAGCTATGACGGGTATTGGTTTCTAGGCGAGAATATATGGCTTAACGATAGCTATTTTTGGTACGACGGGCAATGCTGCATTGACATGATCAAGGTAATGGAAGAAAACACCgacactaataataataatagcatTCAACTCATGGTTTCATTCCAGTTCTTCTACACTCGTCTTGTTTTGAGTTACCGTTACCCTATTGAGGAAGATGTTAACAAAGAAATAGAAGATTGGGCTGTGCACCCAATATATGCCTCAGACGTTCGAAACTTCAAAGATTGGAGTGTGCATCCAATATATGCCTCAGATGTTCGAAACTGA